CGAAGGTCGGGCAGACGTAGATACCCTTCTCGGCGACGTCGTTGGCGACCGACTGCTCGTAGTGGATGCCGTCCGGCACCTGGAAGGAGCAGTGCTCGATCGTGCGGACGTTGGCGGTGACGGCGTTGCGGATGCCCGGTGTGCCGTGGCAGTGCGCAGCGACGTAGCGACCGAGGCGGGCCGAATCCTGAACGATCGCGACCATCTGCGCCTCGTCGAATTGCGCCTCACGCGGGTTGGTGTTGGGCGTCAGACCACCGCCGGTCGCCATGACCTTGACGAAGTCAGCGCCAGCCTTGATCTGCTCGCGGACGGCGCGGCGGGCTTCCTCAACCGTATCGACTTCGTTCCCGAAGAAATAGCAATGTCCACCAGTCGAGGTCAGGACATTCCCGCTGGCCCAGACATGTGGCGCAGCGATCAGCCCATCCTTCGATGCCTGGCGGATCGAGAAGACAATCGAGTCAAGCGTGCCGCAATCGCGGATTGTCGTCACGCCGGACATAATCGCCTGCCGAGCGTGCTCGACGGCACGCATCATCTTCACCTCGTAGGTGTCGTACAACGCGTCCTGCAGGCATTGGCGACTACCTGACAGTGTCAGGTGAGTATGCATGTTGACCAGTCCGGGCAGAATCGTCGCATCTCCAAGATCGCGTGCGCCGCTTGCCGCGCTGCCGAGATCTTCGCGTCGGCCAACCGCCTTGATCGTGCCGTCCTCAATCTGGACGAATCCATCAGTGACGAACTCGTCTCCGGTGGCGTCGAAGACGGTCTTCGCCAGCAGTGTCGTGACTGCCATGCGTCCTCCCCCGTTTTCCCGCGTGGTGCGGTGGTAGTGAAACAACGCGCATATCTTCGCATGACTCTGAATCGACCGCCACAGGTGAGCGGAACGCACAGGGCAAGCGCGAGTTGATACTATCCGAACCATCGATTGCGATTTGCGGCAGGATTGGCCGACGGTTCGGCCAACGGTGGAGCGATGAAACAGACACGACAACAACGACGAACGAAACTGGGCAGAGCGATCTGCCTCATCGGATTGCTGGTGCTGCTGGCCGGTTGCGGTGTTCCGGATTCGGACTTCGCGACACCGGCAGCAACGACAGCTCCACAGCCGGCCGCCGATGACCCTGACGGCGAAATCCTCTTCGTCGCCAAAGGCAACATCTATCGCTGGGACGGCGACATCGAGCAACTGACGGACGACGGTCAGGCGCGCTCACCGGCCTGGAGCAGCGACGGGCAACGCATCGCCTATGTCCGCACCTGGGACGAGGGCTACTCCGACCTCATCATCGCCGACCGCTCCGGCAAGGAGATCAAGCAGGTAACGACCCACAAGCCGGACGAGGAGCCGTGGTCACGACGCTTCGCACACTATGCCTATTGGGCGATCGATCCCGAATGGTCACCAACCGTCCCGGATCAGATCATCTACGGCAGCGACAAGGGCGGCTACGAGTATGACTTCCCCGAGGATCCCGAAGATCCCGGTCGCTTGAACGACCCGATCTTCCTCTGGCTTGTCGAGCGCGACGGCGTCGATCCGTACATCCTGAACGCCTCGATGGCGCTTGGCATCACCCAGGAGAACCCCGACTTCGATCCGACCGGCACATCCGTCACCGTCACAGCACGCGAGGATGTCGGCGCGACGCAGATCTGGACGCTGAACCTCGATACCGCCGAGGCGAACAAGCTCGTCGATGGGCAGGTATCCGACCCCGCCTGGTCGCCGGACGGCCAATCGATCGCCTTCATCGAGCAGGACAGCAGCGGCAACAACATCTACATCGTGCCGAGCGACGGCGGTGAGTCGTACGCGCTGACGAACGGACTAGCCGCAGCCGCGCCAACCTGGGCACCGGACGGCAGCGGGCTGGCGTTCATTGAGCTGGCCGACAATGCGTTCCGCGTCTCATTCATTCCGGTCTCGCGCGAGGCGGATGGACGGCTGACGGCGGGCGAGCCGGAGGTGCTCTTCACCGCGGACGGCATCGACGCGCCGTCCGGCCTGTCGTGGCACGTCGGCGGTTAAGCCGACGCTAACCGATCCGGATCGGGGCCTCGGGGAACTTGTAGCGCACGACCTGCTGGCGAAGCTGCAGGGCGTAGACGACAGTCAGCGGCCCCAAGCGGCCAAAGAGCATCGTGATGCAAAGAACGAGCTTCGCTGGATCGGACAGGCTTGCGGTAATACCGGTCGTGACGCCTACGGTCGCAATCGCGCTGGTTGTCTCAAAGAGGATGTCGATAAATCGCAGATCGCCACCAGTTAGATGTTCGATTAGCACGAGCGCAAGTGTAGCGAAGAAATGCACGACGAACATGATGGCGATGACTGCCATCGCTCGAAACACAAGTGCAGTGGGAATGCGACGCCCGAATACTTGTGGCTCCATCTGACCACGCACAGTTGAGAATACTGCAAGCCCGACGACTCCGACAGTCGTCAACTTGACTCCACCAGCAGCCGAACCGGAAGCTCCTCCGACGAACATGACTGCTACCCAAACAAAGAGCGTAATGTCGGTTGCTGAACCGAAGTCGATTGTTGCGAAGCCGGCCGTTCGAGCAGAGACACTTTGAAACAGCGACACCAGCGGCCGATCAACGACTGGCACGTCGGCAAGCGATGCATTCCATTCAGCTCCAAGGAACACTCCGGTACTAATGAGAAGTAACAAGGCATTCATTATCAGGATAATCTTGGATTCAATTGTCAAACGGCGGAATCGACGCCGCAGCGCAATATCGGCGAAGAACAGATATGATAGCGCCCCAGCCTGAATCAGAACGATCAGCATGACGTTAATAACAAGCGAATCGTCGTAACCGCGGATAGATTGGAAGCCACCCTGCAAATCGAACCCAGCGTTGCAGAACGCGGCAATGGAGTGGAACACTCCTTTCCAGACAGCGAGATGTAAGGGTTCATCGAACGCAAATCGGATGGCGAGAATGACAGCCCCGATGCCCTCCATCAGGAAGGTGAAGCGAACGATCTGCCCTGATAGCTCGGCTGCTTCGCGCAACGACAGTGTTGGTGCGCCGTCTTGGAGCAGCAACGTATCTCGCAGGCTGGACGCGCCACGCTGGAGAGCCCGGAGCAACAGGCTTGCTCCGACCATAAACCCCAATCCGCCTACCTGAATAAGCGCAATGATGAGCAGCTGACCTGCAAAATTCCAATGGTCGCGAGTATCGACAACGGTTAGCCCGGTAACGCAGGTTGCCGAAACAGCTGTAAATAGCGCGTCGATGAACGGTGTCCACTCGCCATCGCGGCTGAACCACGGCAACGTCAGGAGTGCGCCCGCTGTCACGACAAGAAGCAGGAGCCCAAGAGCGAACAACTTGGCATGCTGCCGCACATTTGGCACAGATTGCCGCTCCGGCGCGGCAGGCAAGTCAATGACCTGCGTCGCCTGCAGACGCCGCCGGATGATGCGATCCCCTGGCCGACGAGAGCCCGGGCCGCTCATTCCGCTAGCTCACGACCAGGATGCATGAACTTGTAAATCTCAATGTCAGGGCCAACGAGCAGCAGCTCATCGTCCGGCTGGATGCGTTCCTCGTAGTGCGGCATGACAATAACGCGCCGCCCCCGCTTGATCATCAGCAGGTTCAGTTGCGCGTGCTGCGATGCACCGAGTTCGGCGATCGTATGGCCGATGAAGTGCGGTGGAGCAACTACCTTGACGACACCAGATGTTTCGGTGAGTGAGATGTAGTCGTTGATATTGCGGACGCCGAGCGAGTGCGCGAGACGTGCGCCGGCCTCCGCTTCCGGATAGACAACACGATCCGCGCCGATGCGCTCCAGCAGTTCGCCATGCAGGCGCGTGCGCGCCTTGGCCACGACCCACGGCACTTCCAGTCGTTTCAACAGCAGTGTGGAGAGGACGCTACCCTCCAGGCTGGCACCTTGCGCGACGATTGCGACATCGGAGCGATCGACGTGCAGCGAGCGCAGCAATTCCTCGTCGGTGCCGTCGCCCTGCGCCGCCAGTGAGACGAAGTTAGCGACTTCCGCCACGCGCTTCTCGTCGATGTCGATCGCCGTGACCTCGTAGCCAAGATCGTGCAGATTGCGGGCGAGGCTGGTGCCGAAGCGCCCGAGGCCAAGGATGGTCACGCGTTCCGGCTGAAGTGCTGTCTCTGACGCCATTGATACTCACTCAGCTGTCATCGGTTGTGTCAATCGCCAGCCACAGCATGCCGTCGACCAGCGGGTCGCGCTAGTGTACCCGACGTAGCCGCGTACTGCGGAATGGCTTATTGCTGATGGGGCGGGTGGTGTCTGCGGCTCTTCTATAATGCCGCGACGGCTCTTGCATCCCAACGTATACCGCACAGAGTGAGAGGCGACGCGTGCTGTTTGGCCTGCGGCTCCGCCGCACCGGTCCCGACCGGGCAGACAACACCGAGACACCGGGTGATGAAGACCTGATTGTGTCCGCTCTGAGCGGCGACCTCAACGCGTTCAACACGCTGGTTGAGCGCCACGAGCGGGCGGTCTACTCGGTCGCGCTGCGCCACCTCCGCACCGCCGACGCCGCGCAGGACGTGACCCAGGACGCATTTCTGCGGGCGTGGCAGGCGCTGGATACGTTCCGCGGCGGCCATCCGGGTGGGTTCCGCGCCTGGGTACTGCGCATCGCGGCGAATCGCGCACTCGACACGCTGCGAGCACGTGCCCGGCGACCGGAGCAATCGCTCGATGCACGACAGGACGACGAGGAGCGCATCTGGGAGCCGGAATCCGACGAGCCGGACGCCTTCGATCTGGTCAGCCGCGTCGAGATGTCCGGCGCACTGGAGCTCGCCCTCGGGCAATTGCAACCGGACCAGCGGCTGGCCGTCATCCTCAGCGACGTGCAGGGGCACTCGTACGACGAGATCGCCGAGATCAGCGGCGTTGCGCTGGGCACGGTGAAGTCACGCATCAATCGTGGGCGGGCGCGCCTCAGAGAAGTCCTGCTTGCCGATGAGGCCGGCTGGGAACTTCTCGGTCGCTCGCCACGTCTAGAGAGTAGCGGTCGCGATGAGTAAGCGGCCACCATTGAGCAGCATGAACTGGACAGGAGGGCGACCGTGAGCGACGACCACCACGTCGCCCCGCAGCACAACGAAGAGCATATCGATCCGGAAGCGATCGTCACCTGGCTCGATGAGCCGGAGAGCCTCGCTCCCGAAGAGCGGACGCGCATTGAGCAGCATCTGGCGCAGTGCGCCGAGTGTCAACAGGTCGCCGAGGAGTTCCGCGCGCTCGTTGGTGCGCTGGCCGCGTTGCCGGAAATCGCGCCACCACGCTCGTTCGGTCTCACAGCCGAGCAGGTTGATCGAGAGACGGCAACGCTGGCTCCGCCAATACCGATCCGCACGCCGAACCGCTGGTACGACCGGCAGATGCACGCAATCCGCTGGGCAACTGCGGTGGCTGCCGTGCTCTTTGTCCTCGTCCTCGGTGTCGACCTGGTAACAACCCGCTTCGATCGATCGATGACAAGCGACACCGCGGTAGTGATGTCGGCGCAAGATTCGGGCGGCGGCGCTGAGGAAGCGCCGGCGGCGGCGGGAGCGGCGATGTTCGCGCAAGAGGATGAAACCGCGACATCGAGCGCAGCCGAGGCGGAAATCGCTCCCGGCGAAGTCGCAACACCTCAAGCCGAAGTCGCGGAATCCGGGGAGACTGCGGCGGCGAACGAGGAATCCGAAGCACCACCAGCCGAAGACAGCGCTGCCGATGCCGAGTCGACGGTTGGTGCGGACAGTGCGCGTCAGGCAGACGTCGCACAAGTAGACGAGACGAGCCAGCCTGAACAGGCGTCGGCAGCATCGTCGCGCGAGGAGCGCTTACGGCTGATCGAGTTTGGCCTGGCAGCCATCTTCGTCTGGCTGCTGGGGCTGATGATCGCGCTGCCACGATTGCGCCGCAATCGCGGGAACCTTTCCTGACTCGCCAGCGTCATACCAGCAGAAGGTTGTGTTGATGAACCGCAGTGACAGGAGTGAACCGTGAGACTGATGTTGCAGAGGGGATCCGTGCCGCTCGCCGGCGTGCTGGTGGCCGTCGCGCTGGTGGGTGCGCTCGTGCTGAGCACCTGGGATCATGACGACAGCCGCGCGACCGCGGCCGAACCGGACACCACCCGTACGATCAACGTGAACGGCGAGGGGCGCGTCTCGCTGACGCCCGACGTCGCCATCCTTAACCTCGGCGTGATGACCCGCGACCCGCAGCTGGCGACAGCCCAGCAGAGCACGACCGAGGCGATGAACGCGGTCCGACAGGCGCTCATTGACGCGGGCGTGAAGACCGAGGATATCCAGACCAGCACATATGCCGTCAATGTCGAGCAGGACTACAACCAGCCGAATCAGCCAATCATCGGCTATTACGTGATTCAGACTGTCAGCGCGAAGGTGCGCCAGATCGACACCGCTGGTGATGTCATCCAGGCAGCCGTCGATGCCGGCGCGAATCAGGTGAACGGCATCTCGTTCACGCTCGAGGACACCTCAGCCGCGATCAACAAGGCCCGCGAGCTGGCCGTTGCCGACGCTCGCGAACGCGCTGAGCACCTGGCCGAACTGTCGAACGCGACCCTCGGCCCTGTCCAGACGATTACCGAGGGCTACACGACGCCCGTCTCGCCGGTCCGCGAGGGTGCTTTCGCTGCCGCCGAAGATTCCGCCGCCGGTGCCCCGACCATCGACGCCGGCACGATGGAAGTCACAGTCAGCGTTTCGGTGACGTACGTGATGCAGTAACGCCAGGGCAATAGTCACAAAGAACGGACGTCTCGCAGATGCGGGTCGTCCGTTCTTTGTTGGTCGCTGGCTAACGATCCGCAAGGCAACGTGATCGCGATGATGCAGGGGCGAGTCGCATACGCCCGGCTGGGGACACGACCATCCAGTAAGGGTGCCCAGGTGCGGTGGCTGCCAGTTGGAACGGGTTGGGGGCGGGACGGGCGCATGCAATACGCCCCTGCATTATTGTTTTGCGTTACGGCGATTCAGCCATCCCGCACGATCCTCTTGCAGGGGAACGCCATCGCCACGGCAGCCCGCCCGCCTGCAGCTGCACCACACTGATCGTCTCTGCTGCGTCGAGCTGGTACGGTGCCGATGGCAGTGGCGTGGGCGCGCCAGTTAGTGCGGAGGGCGGCTGGGTCGCTGGTCTGCGAGGCGTGCTCCAGGCGGGCGTCGATCTGCAGATCGAGCGTCGCCGTGATGTCGATTGCCGTTGTTGGCAGCGACGTTGAGAACATCCAGACCTGCGAGACGATGTGCGGCTCCAGACCGGCGGCAACCTGCGCAGGAAAGAACAGATGGTCGCGCGCCATCGGGTAAACCGCGTCGAGGACGGCACGACCGACGATACGATGATCGCGGTGAGTGATGTACGGCGGCCAGACGTGCTCGGGGTCGTGAGAGAAGATGACATCCGGCCGCACCTCACGAATCAGCTCGACGATCTTCCGGCCCAGTTCCAGTGTGTCATCAACCTCACCATCGCGCTCGTCAAGAAAGCGCAAATCGGTCAGGCCGAGGCGCTCATTCGCGCGCGCCGGCTCAGCCAGCCGCGTTGCCGCGACATCATCCGGTGTCACGCTGCGATCTGCCGAGCCTGTATCACCGGCAGCCACCAGCGCCATCGAGACGTCCGCGCCCTGCTGAACCAGATGCGCGAGCGTGCCGCCGCACCACGACTCCATGTCGTCAGGATACGCGCAGATGACCAGCACAGTCGCCACGTTTGGCAACGGCGCATTCTGGATGACAGGTGATTGCACGTACCCTCACTCCCCGATCAACGATCTCGACGCTGAGATCCTGTTCGGAAACACACAACGCCCGGAGCAATACTGCTCCGGGCGTTGCGCGGGGGTGGTGGGGTGGAGAGTGGTCGCCATGCGGGCACGACGACCACGGGTGTACTTACTGGTCGGCCGGCCGCGTGCCGAGGGTGACCTGAACGGTCACGGTCTCGCCGGTCGTGCCGCGGGCGATAGTCAGCTCAACCGTGTCACCCGGCTTGTGCTGGAACAGGATGTCCTGCAGCGATGTGGTCTGACTGATCTCCTCACCGTCGATCGCGGTGACGATGTCGTTCGCCTCAACACCGGCTGTCGCAGCCGGCCCACCGGCGACCACATCGGCGATGAACGCGCCGTGGTCAACTGGCAGATTCTGGGCAGACGCGATCTGCGGGTTGATGAGCTGGTAGGAGATGCCGAGGAACGGACGCACAACCTGACCGTTTTCGATCAACTGGGAGGCGATGTCCTTGACCGTGTTGCTCGGAATCGCGAAGCCCAGACCCTCAGCGGTCACGCCCGGCTCTGCCTGGCGAACGACGGCTGTGTTGACACCGATGACCTGGCCCTGCATGTTCAGCAGCGGGCCGCCGGAGTTGCCCGGGTTGATCGGCGCATCGTGCTGGATCATGTTCTCCATGCCAGCGCCGCCCTGCGAATCGAGCGAGCGACCGAGGCCGGAGACGATGCCCTGGGTGACGGTGTTGGTGTATTCGCCCAACGCACTACCGATCGCCACCACGTCTTCACCAACGCGCAGCGTGCTGGAATCGCCAATCTCTACCGTGGCCGGGACCGTCTGATCGATCTTGATGACGGCGATGTCGCTCACCGGATCGGTGCCAACGAGCGTCGCGTCAACCTCGGTGCCGTCCACGAAGAGGACGGACAGGCTGTCGCTGCCCTCAACGACGTGGTTGTTGGTGATGATGTATCCGTCGTCGCTGACGATGAAGCCGGTGCCACTGCCGGCCGGCTGCAGCTCGCTGGACGACTGGCCAAACCCTGCGAATGTCTGCTTGTTGATCACGGTCACGACGGCCTGATTCACGTCGTCAACCAGATCGGCCGTATTGTCGTAGGTCGGTGCGTCAGCGGAGCCAACGAGGAATGGATAGGCGGTCGATTGTGTGGCGGCCGGTTTCGCGCTGGTGGTCTCGACCTTCACCGTCGAGGTGTTCGTTGCCGCCGCCGTTGTGCTTTCGGTCGTCGCCGATGCGGCCCCGGTTGCTGATGTGGCTGTGGCGATGACCGCCGTGCCGTCGTCATTGCCACTGGAGCCGGTCGAGCAGGCGGCCGTCAGGCCCATTGTCACCATCAGGACAATCACGAGCAGGAGATGAGATAACGAGATTCGTCTTACACGTTGCATATCCAGATGCACCTTTCCGTTCTTACGCCATCCGCCGCCGGCCCTGTGGCATCATCGAGCGGATCTGGCGGATGTCGCCGCTCCAGTCACACCGGGGCATTTCGTTTATGAGTATCACGGAAGCAACTGAGGTACTGGTGAATGCGACCTGAAAGTTCGCTGAAAACGCATCGCCCCTGTTTGCACCGGAGTGGTGGTCAATTGTCACGTCGCGTAGTGCAGCAATCGTGCCGCCCACAATCCGCCTGACGCGCCGCGCGCTGCTGGCCACGACGGTCGGCCTCGTCGCCGGAGCATGCCTGCCGACGGGCGGCGAGTCAAACGATCCGCCCACGCTCTCGACGACTGCCTTCCCCAATCCCGACATTCTCGCGACGACGGACTGGCTCGCCGAGCAGATGAGCAACCCGCACCTGCGGCTGGTCGATTGCTCGTCGCTGCGGTCGTGGAGGCGCGATCATCTGCCCGGCGCGCGGCACGTCTGGTGGCAGGACACGATCGAGATCCACAACGAGATCTACGGGATGCTGGCCGGGGCAGAGAGTCGGCAGCGCATCTTGAGCGACGCAAGCATCACTGCCGATTCCATGGTCGTCTGCTACGACCGCTCCGGCGGTGTCTGGGCGAGCCGCGTCCTCTGGATGCTGCACGCCAGCGGCTTCCGGAACGTGCGGCTCCTGGACGGTGGCGAGCAGGCGTGGCGGACGTCCGGGCATGCCGGAGAGCGTGCCGTCGAAGCCTCGGGCGAGCCCGTACATATCCAGCAGGACGAGAGCGTCATCGCGCACGGCGCAGACATCGTCGGGCTGCTGGAGCGCCCGGAGGTCGCGATTCTGGACACCCGCACGGAGGCGGAGCGCCGCGAGACGTGGTTCGATCACCTGCAACGCGGCACGATCCCGAACAGCCACTGGCTGCCGCGCGACGCATTCCTGATCGGCGGCGACAGCCTGGCGCTGGTTGCGCCGGACCTGCTCGAACAGCGTCTCGCCAGCGCAGGTGTGTCGCCGAACGCCGAGGAGATTATCGTCTTCGGCCTGCATGGCACGCTCGCCTGCCTGCCATACGTCGCGTGTCTCGCACTCGGGCGACAGCGCGTGCGCGTCTACGACGGTTCGTGGGCGGAGTGGGGCGCACAAGCCAAGTGGCAGATTGCGCCGATCTGAGACTAGCCTGATAGCGCCTGAGCCGGTAGCATCTGCGGCGGGGGGCAGATAGCCGGGTGTCATCTGAACAAGCAGACCAACGACTCCAACGCCGACGACTGATCGTCTCAGTCGTCGCCTTTGCCTTTCCGCTCATGGCCTCAATCGCACCGCCGACCATCGACGATCTGAGTCCGTGGGGGCTGCGAGTCCTCTCGGTCGTCGTCGCTGGGCTGATCCTCTGGATGTCGGAGGCGATGCCGATCGCCGCCACGTCGCTCGGCGTCGTCGCGATGCTGGCCATTGTCGGTCCGGGCGAGAGCGACGATGCGCTGCGCACGGCGCTGGCCGGGTTCGAGTCGCCGGCCCCGTACTTCCTGCTCTGCGCGCTCGCCCTCGGCACAGCAACGGTCAAGACCGGCCTGGCCCGGCGATTGGCGCACATGCTGGTGCGCGGCGCGCGCGGCAGCGGTCGTCGTCTCTACAGCCAGATGGTCGGGATGATGGGTCCGATGGCGGTGCTCGTGCCGTCTGCGCTCACCCGCAGCGCCATCCTGATCCCGGCCTACGAGTCGGTTTTCCAGACCCATCGGATTGAGCGCGGCCACCGTCTGCCACGGCTGGTGATGCTCGGTACCGGGCTGCTGCAGCCGCTGGCATCGACAGCAGTGC
This window of the Thermomicrobiales bacterium genome carries:
- a CDS encoding amidohydrolase family protein, giving the protein MAVTTLLAKTVFDATGDEFVTDGFVQIEDGTIKAVGRREDLGSAASGARDLGDATILPGLVNMHTHLTLSGSRQCLQDALYDTYEVKMMRAVEHARQAIMSGVTTIRDCGTLDSIVFSIRQASKDGLIAAPHVWASGNVLTSTGGHCYFFGNEVDTVEEARRAVREQIKAGADFVKVMATGGGLTPNTNPREAQFDEAQMVAIVQDSARLGRYVAAHCHGTPGIRNAVTANVRTIEHCSFQVPDGIHYEQSVANDVAEKGIYVCPTFGVGQRAQQWMEENGIENPFSAHRHTRIDNLRKLWETGVKFVSGNDAGVTMTRFDDFQLDLELLVEHVGASSAQAIRTGTSQAAEAIGSDEFGTLAPGKRADVLAVRGNAMDDIGALRNTLLVLKSGQVMVDNA
- a CDS encoding DPP IV N-terminal domain-containing protein, with product MKQTRQQRRTKLGRAICLIGLLVLLAGCGVPDSDFATPAATTAPQPAADDPDGEILFVAKGNIYRWDGDIEQLTDDGQARSPAWSSDGQRIAYVRTWDEGYSDLIIADRSGKEIKQVTTHKPDEEPWSRRFAHYAYWAIDPEWSPTVPDQIIYGSDKGGYEYDFPEDPEDPGRLNDPIFLWLVERDGVDPYILNASMALGITQENPDFDPTGTSVTVTAREDVGATQIWTLNLDTAEANKLVDGQVSDPAWSPDGQSIAFIEQDSSGNNIYIVPSDGGESYALTNGLAAAAPTWAPDGSGLAFIELADNAFRVSFIPVSREADGRLTAGEPEVLFTADGIDAPSGLSWHVGG
- a CDS encoding Trk family potassium uptake protein: MSGPGSRRPGDRIIRRRLQATQVIDLPAAPERQSVPNVRQHAKLFALGLLLLVVTAGALLTLPWFSRDGEWTPFIDALFTAVSATCVTGLTVVDTRDHWNFAGQLLIIALIQVGGLGFMVGASLLLRALQRGASSLRDTLLLQDGAPTLSLREAAELSGQIVRFTFLMEGIGAVILAIRFAFDEPLHLAVWKGVFHSIAAFCNAGFDLQGGFQSIRGYDDSLVINVMLIVLIQAGALSYLFFADIALRRRFRRLTIESKIILIMNALLLLISTGVFLGAEWNASLADVPVVDRPLVSLFQSVSARTAGFATIDFGSATDITLFVWVAVMFVGGASGSAAGGVKLTTVGVVGLAVFSTVRGQMEPQVFGRRIPTALVFRAMAVIAIMFVVHFFATLALVLIEHLTGGDLRFIDILFETTSAIATVGVTTGITASLSDPAKLVLCITMLFGRLGPLTVVYALQLRQQVVRYKFPEAPIRIG
- a CDS encoding TrkA family potassium uptake protein; the protein is MASETALQPERVTILGLGRFGTSLARNLHDLGYEVTAIDIDEKRVAEVANFVSLAAQGDGTDEELLRSLHVDRSDVAIVAQGASLEGSVLSTLLLKRLEVPWVVAKARTRLHGELLERIGADRVVYPEAEAGARLAHSLGVRNINDYISLTETSGVVKVVAPPHFIGHTIAELGASQHAQLNLLMIKRGRRVIVMPHYEERIQPDDELLLVGPDIEIYKFMHPGRELAE
- a CDS encoding sigma-70 family RNA polymerase sigma factor, whose translation is MLFGLRLRRTGPDRADNTETPGDEDLIVSALSGDLNAFNTLVERHERAVYSVALRHLRTADAAQDVTQDAFLRAWQALDTFRGGHPGGFRAWVLRIAANRALDTLRARARRPEQSLDARQDDEERIWEPESDEPDAFDLVSRVEMSGALELALGQLQPDQRLAVILSDVQGHSYDEIAEISGVALGTVKSRINRGRARLREVLLADEAGWELLGRSPRLESSGRDE
- a CDS encoding zf-HC2 domain-containing protein — translated: MSDDHHVAPQHNEEHIDPEAIVTWLDEPESLAPEERTRIEQHLAQCAECQQVAEEFRALVGALAALPEIAPPRSFGLTAEQVDRETATLAPPIPIRTPNRWYDRQMHAIRWATAVAAVLFVLVLGVDLVTTRFDRSMTSDTAVVMSAQDSGGGAEEAPAAAGAAMFAQEDETATSSAAEAEIAPGEVATPQAEVAESGETAAANEESEAPPAEDSAADAESTVGADSARQADVAQVDETSQPEQASAASSREERLRLIEFGLAAIFVWLLGLMIALPRLRRNRGNLS
- a CDS encoding SIMPL domain-containing protein (The SIMPL domain is named for its presence in mouse protein SIMPL (signalling molecule that associates with mouse pelle-like kinase). Bacterial member BP26, from Brucella, was shown to assemble into a channel-like structure, while YggE from E. coli has been associated with resistance to oxidative stress.) — its product is MLQRGSVPLAGVLVAVALVGALVLSTWDHDDSRATAAEPDTTRTINVNGEGRVSLTPDVAILNLGVMTRDPQLATAQQSTTEAMNAVRQALIDAGVKTEDIQTSTYAVNVEQDYNQPNQPIIGYYVIQTVSAKVRQIDTAGDVIQAAVDAGANQVNGISFTLEDTSAAINKARELAVADARERAEHLAELSNATLGPVQTITEGYTTPVSPVREGAFAAAEDSAAGAPTIDAGTMEVTVSVSVTYVMQ
- a CDS encoding PIG-L family deacetylase; translated protein: MQSPVIQNAPLPNVATVLVICAYPDDMESWCGGTLAHLVQQGADVSMALVAAGDTGSADRSVTPDDVAATRLAEPARANERLGLTDLRFLDERDGEVDDTLELGRKIVELIREVRPDVIFSHDPEHVWPPYITHRDHRIVGRAVLDAVYPMARDHLFFPAQVAAGLEPHIVSQVWMFSTSLPTTAIDITATLDLQIDARLEHASQTSDPAALRTNWRAHATAIGTVPARRSRDDQCGAAAGGRAAVAMAFPCKRIVRDG
- a CDS encoding trypsin-like peptidase domain-containing protein — encoded protein: MQRVRRISLSHLLLVIVLMVTMGLTAACSTGSSGNDDGTAVIATATSATGAASATTESTTAAATNTSTVKVETTSAKPAATQSTAYPFLVGSADAPTYDNTADLVDDVNQAVVTVINKQTFAGFGQSSSELQPAGSGTGFIVSDDGYIITNNHVVEGSDSLSVLFVDGTEVDATLVGTDPVSDIAVIKIDQTVPATVEIGDSSTLRVGEDVVAIGSALGEYTNTVTQGIVSGLGRSLDSQGGAGMENMIQHDAPINPGNSGGPLLNMQGQVIGVNTAVVRQAEPGVTAEGLGFAIPSNTVKDIASQLIENGQVVRPFLGISYQLINPQIASAQNLPVDHGAFIADVVAGGPAATAGVEANDIVTAIDGEEISQTTSLQDILFQHKPGDTVELTIARGTTGETVTVQVTLGTRPADQ
- a CDS encoding rhodanese-like domain-containing protein, which codes for MPPTIRLTRRALLATTVGLVAGACLPTGGESNDPPTLSTTAFPNPDILATTDWLAEQMSNPHLRLVDCSSLRSWRRDHLPGARHVWWQDTIEIHNEIYGMLAGAESRQRILSDASITADSMVVCYDRSGGVWASRVLWMLHASGFRNVRLLDGGEQAWRTSGHAGERAVEASGEPVHIQQDESVIAHGADIVGLLERPEVAILDTRTEAERRETWFDHLQRGTIPNSHWLPRDAFLIGGDSLALVAPDLLEQRLASAGVSPNAEEIIVFGLHGTLACLPYVACLALGRQRVRVYDGSWAEWGAQAKWQIAPI